In one Umezawaea sp. Da 62-37 genomic region, the following are encoded:
- the rpsG gene encoding 30S ribosomal protein S7, with protein MPRKGPAPKRPLISDPVYSSPLVTQLINKVLVDGKRSVAEKIVYEALEGAREKTGTDPVVTLKRALDNVKPTLEVRSRRVGGATYQVPVEVRPSRSTTLALRWLITFSRQRREKTMVERLMNELLDASNGLGASVKRREDTHKMAESNKAFAHYRW; from the coding sequence ATGCCCCGCAAGGGACCGGCCCCGAAGCGGCCGCTGATCTCCGACCCGGTCTACAGCTCTCCGCTGGTGACCCAGCTCATCAACAAGGTGCTGGTCGACGGCAAGCGCTCGGTCGCTGAGAAGATCGTCTACGAAGCGCTCGAGGGTGCTCGCGAGAAGACCGGTACCGACCCGGTCGTCACGCTGAAGCGCGCGCTGGACAACGTGAAGCCGACCCTCGAGGTGCGCAGCCGCCGTGTTGGTGGCGCCACCTACCAGGTGCCGGTCGAGGTTCGTCCGTCGCGCTCCACCACGCTGGCGCTCCGCTGGCTGATCACCTTCTCCCGGCAGCGCCGTGAGAAGACGATGGTCGAGCGCCTGATGAACGAGCTGCTCGATGCGAGCAACGGCCTCGGCGCGAGCGTCAAGCGTCGCGAGGACACGCACAAGATGGCCGAGTCCAACAAGGCCTTCGCTCACTACCGCTGGTGA
- the tuf gene encoding elongation factor Tu — protein sequence MAKAKFERTKPHVNIGTIGHIDHGKTTLTAAISKVLHDKFPTLNQASAFDQIDKAPEEKQRGITISIAHIEYQTEKRHYAHVDCPGHADYIKNMITGAAQMDGAILVVAATDGPMPQTKEHVLLARQVGVPYIVVALNKADMVDDEEILELVELEVRELLSEYEFPGDDLPVVRVSALKALEGDVEWGEKLIGLMDAVDESIPEPEREVDRPFLMPVEDVFTITGRGTVVTGRIERGILKVNEEIEIVGIREASRKTTVTSIEMFKKFLDEGRAGDNAALLLRGIKREDVERGMVIVKPGTTTPHTEFEAQVYILSKDEGGRHTPFFNNYRPQFYFRTTDVTGVVDLPEGTEMVMPGDTTGMIVKLIQPIAMDEGLRFAIREGGRTVGAGSVTKIIK from the coding sequence GTGGCGAAGGCGAAGTTCGAGCGGACGAAGCCGCACGTCAACATCGGCACCATCGGTCACATCGACCATGGCAAGACCACGCTGACTGCTGCTATCTCCAAGGTGCTGCACGACAAGTTCCCGACCCTGAACCAGGCGTCGGCGTTCGACCAGATCGACAAGGCGCCGGAAGAGAAGCAGCGCGGTATCACGATCTCGATCGCTCACATCGAGTACCAGACCGAGAAGCGCCACTACGCGCACGTGGACTGCCCCGGTCACGCGGACTACATCAAGAACATGATCACGGGTGCGGCGCAGATGGACGGCGCCATCCTGGTCGTGGCCGCGACCGACGGTCCCATGCCGCAGACCAAGGAGCACGTGCTCCTGGCCCGCCAGGTCGGCGTGCCCTACATCGTCGTCGCCCTGAACAAGGCCGACATGGTGGACGACGAGGAGATCCTGGAGCTCGTCGAGCTCGAGGTCCGCGAGCTGCTCAGCGAGTACGAGTTCCCGGGCGACGACCTCCCCGTGGTCCGCGTTTCCGCGCTGAAGGCCCTCGAGGGCGACGTCGAGTGGGGCGAGAAGCTCATCGGCCTCATGGACGCGGTGGACGAGAGCATCCCCGAGCCCGAGCGCGAGGTCGACCGCCCGTTCCTCATGCCCGTCGAGGACGTCTTCACGATCACCGGCCGCGGCACCGTGGTGACCGGTCGCATCGAGCGGGGCATCCTCAAGGTCAACGAGGAGATCGAGATCGTCGGTATCCGCGAGGCTTCGCGGAAGACCACGGTCACCTCGATCGAGATGTTCAAGAAGTTCCTCGACGAGGGTCGGGCCGGCGACAACGCGGCCCTGCTGCTCCGCGGCATCAAGCGCGAAGACGTCGAGCGCGGCATGGTCATCGTGAAGCCCGGCACCACGACTCCCCACACGGAGTTCGAGGCGCAGGTGTACATCCTCTCGAAGGACGAGGGTGGCCGCCACACGCCGTTCTTCAACAACTACCGTCCGCAGTTCTACTTCCGCACCACGGACGTGACCGGCGTCGTCGACCTCCCCGAGGGCACCGAGATGGTCATGCCGGGCGACACCACGGGCATGATCGTGAAGCTGATCCAGCCGATCGCCATGGACGAGGGCCTGCGCTTCGCCATCCGCGAGGGTGGCCGCACCGTTGGTGCGGGTTCCGTCACCAAGATCATCAAGTAA
- the rpsL gene encoding 30S ribosomal protein S12 produces the protein MPTIQQLVRKGRTDKVAKQKTAALKGSPQRRGVCTRVYTTTPKKPNSALRKVARVKLTSGIEVTAYIPGEGHNLQEHSMVLVRGGRVKDLPGVRYKIIRGSLDTQGVKNRKQARSRYGAKKEKS, from the coding sequence ATGCCAACGATCCAGCAGCTGGTCCGCAAGGGCCGCACTGACAAGGTCGCCAAGCAGAAGACCGCGGCCCTCAAGGGGAGCCCGCAGCGGCGCGGTGTGTGCACCCGCGTCTACACCACGACCCCGAAGAAGCCCAACTCGGCGCTCCGCAAGGTTGCCCGCGTGAAGCTGACCAGTGGCATCGAGGTCACCGCGTACATCCCTGGTGAGGGCCACAACCTGCAGGAGCACTCGATGGTGCTCGTGCGCGGTGGTCGTGTGAAGGACCTGCCGGGTGTTCGTTACAAGATCATCCGCGGTTCCCTGGACACCCAGGGCGTGAAGAACCGCAAGCAGGCTCGCAGCCGTTACGGCGCGAAGAAGGAGAAGAGCTAA
- a CDS encoding zf-TFIIB domain-containing protein has protein sequence MQCPKCHANMRTYDRMGVHIDQCDGCRGVFLDYGELEAITRLETQMATPPPPPPAAYPPPGYAQPAPAWGAPQVHYGHHGHRRKHGGLAGLFYSS, from the coding sequence ATGCAGTGTCCGAAGTGTCACGCGAACATGCGCACCTACGACCGCATGGGGGTGCACATCGACCAGTGCGATGGCTGCCGCGGCGTGTTCCTCGACTACGGCGAGCTGGAGGCGATCACCCGTCTGGAGACCCAGATGGCGACTCCTCCGCCCCCGCCGCCCGCTGCCTACCCCCCGCCCGGCTACGCGCAGCCCGCTCCCGCGTGGGGTGCGCCGCAGGTGCACTACGGCCACCACGGCCACCGTCGCAAGCACGGCGGTCTCGCGGGTCTTTTCTACTCCTCCTGA
- a CDS encoding DMT family transporter, with product MQSRVDPLTAVAIGVALVAVSSSGPLIAFAAAPALAMAFWRTGLAVGVLAPFTLARRGGELRAVVGQRSGRYSAFAGVALAGHFATWMPSTQLTSVATATALVATQPVWQGVIARWQGRRQSAATWVGILLAVVGVGVATGADFKVAGPALWGDLLALAGGALAAVYTALGERARVSVTTTTYTLVCYSVCAVLLLVGCLVFGVRLVGFSGTTWLAIGGLAVGAQLLGHSMFSYALQKVSAGTVSLLILLEVPGAGVIAWLWLGQVPGVGAMVGVGLLLVGLAVVVVAGARAGRAGRVGRVGGGVDVGV from the coding sequence GTGCAGTCACGCGTCGATCCCCTGACCGCGGTGGCCATCGGCGTCGCGCTGGTCGCTGTCTCCTCGTCCGGCCCGTTGATCGCCTTCGCGGCCGCTCCGGCGCTCGCGATGGCGTTCTGGCGCACGGGATTGGCGGTGGGGGTGCTGGCGCCGTTCACGTTGGCCCGGCGCGGTGGGGAGTTGCGGGCCGTCGTCGGGCAGCGGTCCGGGAGGTACAGCGCGTTCGCGGGGGTGGCGTTGGCGGGGCACTTCGCGACGTGGATGCCCAGTACGCAGTTGACGTCGGTGGCGACGGCGACGGCGCTGGTGGCGACCCAGCCGGTGTGGCAGGGGGTGATCGCGCGGTGGCAGGGGCGGAGGCAGTCCGCTGCCACGTGGGTGGGGATCCTGCTCGCGGTGGTCGGGGTGGGGGTTGCCACCGGGGCGGACTTCAAGGTCGCGGGGCCCGCGTTGTGGGGGGATCTGCTGGCGTTGGCGGGTGGGGCGTTGGCGGCTGTGTACACGGCGTTGGGGGAGCGGGCTCGGGTTTCGGTGACGACCACGACGTACACGTTGGTCTGCTACTCGGTGTGCGCGGTGTTGTTGTTGGTCGGGTGTTTGGTGTTCGGGGTGCGGTTGGTGGGGTTCAGCGGGACGACGTGGCTGGCGATCGGGGGGTTGGCGGTGGGGGCGCAGCTGTTGGGGCACTCGATGTTCAGCTACGCGCTGCAGAAGGTGTCGGCGGGGACGGTGAGTTTGCTGATCTTGTTGGAGGTGCCTGGGGCCGGGGTGATCGCCTGGTTGTGGTTGGGGCAGGTGCCGGGGGTGGGGGCGATGGTGGGGGTGGGGTTGTTGTTGGTGGGGTTGGCGGTTGTGGTGGTGGCTGGGGCTCGAGCGGGGAGGGCTGGCCGGGTTGGGCGGGTTGGGGGTGGGGTGGATGTGGGGGTGTGA
- the fusA gene encoding elongation factor G yields MAQEVLTDLAKVRNIGIMAHIDAGKTTTTERILFYTGKSYKIGEVHDGAATMDWMEEEQKRGITITSAATTCFWKDHQINIIDTPGHVDFTVEVERSLRVLDGAVAVFDGKEGVEPQSEQVWRQATKYDVPRICFVNKMDKLGADFYFTVRTIQERLGAKPLPIQLPIGSEGDFIGVVDLVEMRALTWRGEVEKGDDYTIEAIPADLNDKVAEFREKLIEAVAETDDDLMELYLAGEELTVEQIKTGIRRIVTNRSAYPVLCGSAFKNKGVQPMLDAVIDYLPSPLDVPPVEGTLQDGVTPAFRKPSKEEPFAALAFKIAAHPFFGKLTYIRVYSGRLSAGTQVINSTKDRKERIGKLFQMHANKEQPVDEAQAGHIYAVIGLKETTTGETLSDIQHPIVLESMTFPDPVIRVAIEPKTKADQEKLGTAIQKLAEEDPTFQVQLDEETGQTIIAGMGELHLEVLVNRMKSDYKVEANIGKPQVAYRETIRGTVEKYSYTHKKQTGGSGQFAKILITLAPLQSTDGALYEFDNKVSGGRIPREYIPSVDAGAQDAMQYGVLAGYPLVGIKLTLLDGAYHEVDSSEMAFKIAGSIALKEAARKANPVLLEPVMAVEVTTPEDYMGDVIGDLNSRRGQIQAMEERSGARIVKALVPLSEMFGYVGDLRSRTQGRANYSMVFDSYAEVPANVAKEIIAKATGE; encoded by the coding sequence GTGGCACAGGAAGTGCTCACCGATCTGGCCAAGGTCCGCAACATCGGGATCATGGCGCACATCGACGCGGGCAAGACCACGACGACCGAGCGAATCCTCTTCTACACGGGGAAGAGCTACAAGATCGGCGAAGTGCACGACGGCGCTGCGACGATGGACTGGATGGAGGAGGAGCAGAAGCGCGGCATCACGATCACGTCCGCCGCGACGACCTGCTTCTGGAAAGACCACCAGATCAACATCATCGACACGCCGGGCCACGTGGACTTCACGGTCGAGGTCGAGCGTTCGCTGCGCGTTCTCGATGGCGCCGTTGCCGTGTTCGACGGCAAGGAAGGCGTCGAGCCCCAGTCCGAGCAGGTCTGGCGGCAGGCGACCAAGTACGACGTGCCCCGCATCTGCTTCGTCAACAAGATGGACAAGCTGGGCGCCGACTTCTACTTCACCGTGCGCACCATCCAGGAGCGGCTCGGCGCCAAGCCGCTGCCGATCCAGCTCCCCATCGGCTCGGAAGGCGACTTCATCGGAGTCGTCGACCTCGTCGAGATGCGCGCCCTCACGTGGCGCGGCGAGGTGGAGAAGGGTGACGACTACACCATCGAGGCGATCCCGGCCGACCTGAACGACAAGGTCGCCGAGTTCCGCGAGAAGCTCATCGAGGCCGTCGCCGAGACCGACGACGACCTGATGGAGCTCTACCTCGCTGGTGAGGAGCTGACCGTCGAGCAGATCAAGACCGGCATCCGCCGGATCGTGACCAACCGCTCGGCGTACCCGGTCCTCTGCGGTTCCGCGTTCAAGAACAAGGGCGTCCAGCCCATGCTCGACGCGGTCATCGACTACCTGCCGTCCCCGCTGGACGTGCCGCCGGTCGAGGGCACCCTGCAGGACGGCGTCACCCCGGCGTTCCGCAAGCCTTCGAAGGAAGAGCCGTTCGCGGCCCTCGCCTTCAAGATCGCGGCGCACCCGTTCTTCGGCAAGCTGACCTACATCCGGGTCTACTCGGGTCGGCTCTCCGCGGGCACCCAGGTCATCAACTCGACCAAGGACCGCAAGGAGCGCATCGGGAAGCTCTTCCAGATGCACGCCAACAAGGAACAGCCCGTGGACGAGGCCCAGGCGGGCCACATCTACGCGGTGATCGGTCTCAAGGAGACCACCACCGGCGAGACCTTGTCGGACATCCAGCACCCGATCGTCCTCGAGTCGATGACGTTCCCCGACCCGGTCATCCGGGTCGCGATCGAGCCGAAGACCAAGGCCGATCAGGAGAAGCTGGGCACGGCGATCCAGAAGCTGGCCGAGGAGGACCCGACCTTCCAGGTCCAGTTGGACGAGGAAACGGGTCAGACGATCATCGCGGGCATGGGCGAGCTGCACCTCGAGGTGCTCGTCAACCGCATGAAGTCGGACTACAAGGTCGAAGCGAACATCGGCAAGCCGCAGGTGGCGTACCGGGAGACGATCCGCGGAACCGTGGAGAAGTACTCCTACACGCACAAGAAGCAGACCGGTGGCTCCGGCCAGTTCGCGAAGATCCTCATCACGTTGGCGCCTCTGCAGAGCACCGATGGTGCCCTGTACGAGTTCGACAACAAGGTCTCCGGTGGTCGCATCCCCAGGGAGTACATCCCCTCGGTGGACGCGGGCGCCCAGGACGCCATGCAGTACGGCGTGCTGGCGGGCTACCCGCTGGTGGGCATCAAGCTGACCCTGCTCGACGGTGCGTACCACGAGGTCGACTCCTCCGAGATGGCGTTCAAGATCGCGGGTTCCATCGCGCTCAAGGAAGCCGCCCGGAAGGCCAACCCCGTGCTCCTCGAGCCGGTTATGGCGGTCGAGGTGACCACGCCCGAGGACTACATGGGCGATGTCATCGGTGACTTGAACTCCCGTCGTGGCCAGATCCAGGCCATGGAGGAGCGCAGCGGCGCCCGCATCGTCAAGGCGCTGGTTCCGCTGTCGGAAATGTTCGGGTATGTCGGCGACCTGCGGTCTCGCACCCAGGGTCGCGCGAACTACTCGATGGTGTTCGACTCCTACGCCGAGGTTCCGGCCAACGTGGCGAAGGAAATCATCGCGAAGGCGACGGGCGAGTAA
- a CDS encoding phosphotransferase has product MSADLVAAMAALVPDDTDPVVLAVRGDVVVIRVGEVVVKAHEPGADPVVLGARMRLAGDPRLSGLLLPPLDVSPVLLHGRVVTTWPLGRPVPERDPETAPLEEAGRLLAALHEFKPSDFAGAQPPSGAPHRFARTVADLRASGLGGDAGKVLRAHATLPPVDAPAHLTVCHGDWHLGQMVEADGWRLIDVDDLGVGDPAWDLARPAALHAAGVLDAETWGRFLEAYTAAGGAAVSAVDPWAALDVPARALVVQMAARALLAAQRDGKELDEAQEALVESCDRIVSAHPHMARG; this is encoded by the coding sequence GTGAGCGCAGACCTCGTCGCGGCCATGGCCGCTCTCGTCCCGGACGACACCGACCCCGTGGTGCTCGCGGTGCGCGGTGACGTCGTGGTGATCAGGGTCGGGGAGGTCGTGGTCAAGGCGCACGAGCCCGGTGCGGACCCGGTGGTGCTGGGCGCGCGGATGCGGCTGGCGGGCGACCCGCGGCTGAGCGGGCTGCTGCTGCCGCCGCTGGACGTCTCCCCCGTGCTGCTCCACGGCCGGGTGGTCACGACGTGGCCGCTGGGCCGCCCGGTACCGGAGCGGGACCCGGAAACGGCGCCGCTGGAGGAAGCGGGCCGGCTGCTGGCCGCGCTGCACGAGTTCAAGCCGTCGGACTTCGCGGGGGCGCAGCCGCCGTCGGGGGCGCCGCACCGGTTCGCCAGGACCGTGGCCGACCTGCGGGCGTCCGGGCTCGGCGGGGACGCGGGGAAGGTGCTGCGGGCCCACGCGACGCTGCCGCCGGTCGACGCGCCCGCGCACCTGACCGTGTGCCACGGGGACTGGCACCTCGGGCAGATGGTCGAGGCGGACGGGTGGCGGTTGATCGACGTGGACGACCTCGGCGTCGGCGACCCGGCGTGGGACCTGGCGCGGCCCGCGGCGCTGCACGCGGCCGGGGTGCTGGACGCCGAGACGTGGGGGCGGTTCCTGGAGGCCTACACCGCGGCGGGCGGGGCGGCGGTGTCGGCGGTCGACCCGTGGGCGGCGCTGGACGTGCCCGCGCGCGCCCTGGTCGTGCAGATGGCGGCGCGTGCCCTGCTGGCTGCCCAGCGCGACGGGAAAGAGCTGGACGAGGCGCAGGAAGCGCTCGTGGAGTCGTGCGATCGGATCGTCTCGGCACATCCGCACATGGCTCGCGGCTAA
- the pip gene encoding prolyl aminopeptidase has protein sequence MTNPFPPIEPHDDGFLDVGDGNTVHWKVFGNPEGKPVVILHGGPGSGSPKGTQRSFDPTKFRIVLFDQRGCGRSTPHASDPATDMSVNTTDHLLRDTELLREHLGVDRWLVFGGSWGTTLALAYAERFPERVTGLILVSVTTSTRAETDWLYRGVGRFFPAEWAAFRAEVPDGTDLLAGYLALLSDPDPDVRSRAATAWCAWEDAVLSMEISGKPDMYSDKASDAMVAMVRICAHYGVHGAWLEEGALLRDVGKLADIPAVLVHGRRDMSCPAETAWKLAKAWPGAELHLVEDSGHRGGPDFRTALGAAVAKFTPS, from the coding sequence ATGACGAATCCGTTCCCCCCGATCGAACCCCACGACGACGGCTTCCTCGACGTCGGCGACGGCAACACCGTCCACTGGAAGGTCTTCGGCAACCCCGAGGGCAAGCCGGTGGTGATCCTGCACGGCGGACCGGGCTCCGGAAGTCCCAAGGGGACGCAACGCAGCTTCGACCCGACGAAGTTCCGAATAGTGCTGTTCGACCAGCGCGGCTGCGGCAGGAGCACCCCGCACGCGAGCGACCCGGCCACCGACATGAGCGTCAACACCACTGACCACCTGCTGCGCGACACCGAACTGCTCCGCGAGCACCTCGGCGTCGACCGCTGGCTGGTGTTCGGCGGCTCCTGGGGCACCACCCTCGCCCTCGCCTACGCGGAACGGTTCCCGGAACGCGTGACCGGGCTGATCCTGGTCTCGGTCACCACCTCCACCAGGGCCGAGACGGACTGGCTGTACCGGGGCGTCGGCCGGTTCTTCCCGGCGGAGTGGGCGGCCTTCCGCGCGGAAGTCCCCGATGGCACGGACCTCCTGGCCGGCTACCTGGCACTCCTGTCGGACCCGGACCCCGACGTGCGGTCCCGCGCCGCCACCGCCTGGTGCGCCTGGGAGGACGCGGTCCTGTCGATGGAGATCAGCGGCAAGCCGGACATGTACAGCGACAAGGCCTCCGACGCCATGGTCGCCATGGTCCGCATCTGCGCGCACTACGGCGTCCACGGCGCGTGGCTCGAGGAAGGCGCCCTGCTGCGGGACGTCGGCAAGCTGGCGGACATCCCCGCCGTCCTGGTGCACGGCAGGCGCGACATGAGCTGCCCGGCCGAGACCGCCTGGAAACTGGCGAAGGCCTGGCCGGGCGCGGAGTTGCACCTGGTCGAGGACTCGGGTCATCGGGGCGGACCGGACTTCCGCACCGCGCTCGGCGCCGCTGTCGCCAAGTTCACCCCGAGTTAG